The following coding sequences are from one Dreissena polymorpha isolate Duluth1 chromosome 8, UMN_Dpol_1.0, whole genome shotgun sequence window:
- the LOC127843029 gene encoding glutathione hydrolase 1 proenzyme-like, which produces MHSVVSREQAPSMATEDMFTSEKNSSSTAGGKAIAIPGEIRGLYEAWKLGGRLPWKQLIQPTIKLCRDGFRVSKALREAMVFEKDFADEFPGFKQLITNPSTGALYIEGEIMKLPKLARTFELIADKGPHAFYNGTLADDIVADIQEAGGIITKDDLANYTSLVEDALHFHLHDNNTVYSPPLPSSGAVYLFILNILKDYNFTADSVSNVAKATTTWHRVTEAMKHAYSLRTNLGDSTVGSDAFRTYVTKLVQNMTHPSFGFTHKQQIDDSRTFGSDYYKPIFHSAWEDHGTAHLSVIGPNGDAVSITSTTNLRFGSKVIGSRTGIIFNNEMDDFSTPGTVNYFGVPASKANFIAPWKRPMSSMCPSIVVDGDGNVRLVIGAAGGTRITTTTALVTIETLQFKWGIKESIDYPRIHHQLFPDYIRIQEGFPQIVIDGLRALGHNVSVVASASSTCQGVLRQGDYIMANSDYRKYGEPDGY; this is translated from the exons ATGCACTCTGTGGTATCTCGGGAGCAGGCGCCCTCCATGGCAACTGAGGACATGTTTACTTCCGAAAAGAATTCCTCCTCCACTGCAG GTGGAAAAGCTATTGCAATTCCGGGGGAGATTCGCGGTTTATATGAAGCTTGGAAACTGGGCGGTCGTTTACCATGGAAACAGCTAATTCAGCCAACAATAAAGCTTTGTAGAGATGGTTTCCGTGTAAGCAAAGCATTGAGGGAAGCCATGGTTTTCGAAAAAGATTTTGCGGATGAATTCCCTGGATTTAA acAACTGATCACGAATCCATCCACGGGTGCATTGTATATAGAAGGCGAAATTATGAAACTTCCAAAATTGGCTCGAACATTCGAGCTTATCGCAGACAAAGGACCACACGCGTTTTATAATGGAACATTAGCAGACGACATAGTAGCAGACATACAGGAGGCGG GCGGTATAATCACGAAAGACGATTTGGCCAACTATACGTCACTGGTTGAAGACGCGTTACATTTTCATCTACATGACAACAATACCGTATACTCGCCACCTCTTCCATCAAGTGGAGCCGTGTACCTGTTCATATTGAACATCCTCAAAG ATTACAACTTTACTGCGGATAGCGTATCAAACGTTGCCAAGGCGACCACCACATGGCACCGTGTGACAGAAGCAATGAAGCATGCTTATTCATTGCGAACAAACCTTGGTGACAGCACCGTTGGCTCGGATGCATTCAGGACGTATGTTACAAAG CTTGTTCAGAACATGACTCATCCTTCATTTGGCTTCACCCACAAGCAACAGATCGATGATTCGCGAACGTTCGGTTCGGACTACTACAAACCAATATTTCACAGCGCCTGGGAGGATCACGGCACCGCCCACCTGTCCGTCATTGGGCCAAACGGAGACGCAGTGTCTATAACAAGCACAACCAACCTGCG CTTTGGTTCCAAAGTGATCGGCAGTCGAACGGGAATCATATTCAACAACGAAATGGACGATTTCTCTACTCCGGGGACAGTGAACTATTTCGGGGTACCGGCTTCTAAGGCGAATTTTATAGCTCCTTGGAAGCGTCCCATGTCGTCCATGTGTCCAAGCATTGTAGTTGATGGAGACGGTAATGTGAGACTGGTCATCGGAGCTGCAGGTGGTACAAGAATTACAACTACAACAGCTTTG GTGACGATTGAGACACTACAGTTTAAATGGGGAATCAAAGAATCTATAGACTATCCGAGGATTCATCACCAGTTGTTTCCCGATTATATTCGAATCCAAGAAGGATTTCCACAG ATTGTGATAGATGGTCTGAGAGCTCTCGGCCACAACGTGTCTGTTGTTGCGAGCGCGAGTAGCACATGTCAGGGAGTCTTGCGTCAGGGAGACTACATCATGGCGAATTCCGACTACAGGAAATATGGCGAACCCGATGGATATTAG